Proteins encoded together in one Gammaproteobacteria bacterium window:
- a CDS encoding pantoate--beta-alanine ligase, which produces MQSLQHVTALRALVAEWRSQGQTIGFVPTMGSLHKGHRSLIVNARSHCDRVIVSIFVNPTQFSAGEDFSDYPRTIDSDQLALIEDGVDALFLPQVEDLYPCGVINTTTMVSIAGLNNELCGAHRDGHFDGVLTVVNKFLNIITPDRLFLGEKDFQQLYMVKQMVLELILPVEVVGVSTYREADGLAMSSRNQYLTNTDRTKANGLYNTLCGIRHDLMKANNDFSVLENQALASLRTLGFVPDYIEVRRQQDMAKAMPNDQELVVLGAAKLGKTRLIDNVTLSR; this is translated from the coding sequence ATGCAAAGCCTGCAGCATGTGACGGCGCTGCGCGCACTGGTGGCCGAGTGGCGTAGCCAGGGTCAAACTATTGGCTTTGTTCCCACCATGGGTAGCCTACATAAAGGGCATCGTAGTTTGATTGTCAATGCGCGTTCGCATTGTGATCGTGTCATTGTCAGTATTTTCGTGAATCCTACCCAGTTTTCAGCAGGGGAAGATTTTTCAGATTATCCGCGCACTATCGATAGCGATCAGCTAGCATTGATTGAAGATGGCGTTGATGCCTTATTTTTACCGCAAGTAGAAGACCTTTATCCGTGTGGTGTTATTAATACAACGACTATGGTATCGATAGCGGGTTTAAACAATGAGCTTTGTGGTGCACACAGAGATGGCCATTTTGATGGCGTACTCACCGTGGTCAACAAATTTTTAAATATCATTACACCAGACAGGCTCTTCTTAGGCGAGAAAGATTTTCAGCAGCTCTATATGGTCAAACAAATGGTGTTAGAGCTCATACTGCCCGTTGAAGTTGTCGGCGTGTCGACCTACCGTGAAGCCGATGGGCTTGCCATGAGTTCGCGCAATCAATATTTAACGAATACAGATCGCACTAAAGCTAACGGTTTATACAACACTTTGTGTGGTATCCGTCACGATTTAATGAAGGCAAATAACGATTTTTCGGTGTTAGAAAATCAAGCATTGGCTTCGCTGCGAACACTCGGCTTTGTGCCAGATTATATTGAAGTGCGTCGACAACAAGATATGGCGAAAGCCATGCCAAATGACCAGGAGCTGGTTGTCTTGGGTGCGGCCAAGTTGGGTAAGACAAGGCTAATTGATAACGTCACCCTGTCACGTTAA
- the ppc gene encoding phosphoenolpyruvate carboxylase: MSDKQLRSRVKLFGNLLGDIIREQEGPRVLKAVETLRKGFIRLRDEENPEKREQLNRVINRFDDKTLTNVIRAFSTYFKLVNIAEEAHQHRERRIQAKKGGPLWHGSFESTLREFKANSISKEELQHLLNRLCFMPVITAHPTQAKRHTIMEALRRIFLKAEDLSDTRLSREQRAEITTELNTLIEILWSTDEVRSFKPTVVDEIKNGLYYFEESLFDAVPLIYRYFEKGVRRSYGETDITVPSFLRFGSWIGGDRDGNPFVKPETTATAVRLHSRTILLHYIKRMTKLRRVLTHSSDLAQPSDAFAASLAKDEVLAQRVLKERADRFRNEPYRRKLYFMSYKLEGNLIDIKSKLENKSAYSIAAYKDEAEFLEELKIIHASLHSHNAGKIADADLKDLIRLVETFGFFLMHLDLRQESTRHSEAVIELLKTKNIDYKALSNDERSITLTKLINEGADIVSGNSAITEPTQETLDVFHVMAVMRKEVSTNAFGHYVISMTHNASHVLEVMLLAQQAGLLGKTDKGWFCHICVSPLFETIEDLEQIRPVMGELFDNPTYRELLTASGNLQEVMLGYSDSCKDGGILASNWLLYHAQREMTELADEHDIQCRLFHGRGGTIGRGGGPTHESILSQPDGTVHGEIKFTEQGEVLSYKYSNAETAVYEVTMGVTGLLKASTCLIRKPAPDNQDNLKIMGELTKIGESYYRDLTERTDGFMDYFYEATPVNEIGMMNMGSRPSHRKKSRSKSSIRAIPWVFGWAQSRATLPAWFGVGKALADWHQNDPTRIAELQRMYQDWPFFRALLSNIQMALFKSNMIIAQEYMKLAHDQNTAGDIFKSIKTEYDRTIRSILEITKNDKLIGDNPSLVLSLERRNPYLDPLNHIQITLIQRFRELDEHSDKEKAMLNPLLRTINAIAAGMRNTG; this comes from the coding sequence ATGAGTGATAAACAGCTACGTTCACGCGTCAAGCTATTCGGCAACCTACTCGGCGACATCATCCGTGAGCAAGAAGGCCCGCGTGTACTTAAAGCGGTAGAGACCTTACGCAAAGGCTTTATTCGCCTGCGTGACGAAGAAAATCCAGAAAAACGCGAACAGCTGAATCGTGTCATTAATCGTTTTGACGACAAGACCCTGACCAACGTTATTCGCGCCTTCAGCACCTATTTCAAACTAGTAAACATTGCTGAAGAAGCACACCAACACCGCGAACGTCGCATTCAAGCGAAAAAAGGTGGGCCACTCTGGCATGGGTCGTTTGAATCAACACTCCGTGAATTCAAAGCCAATAGCATAAGTAAAGAAGAGCTACAGCACTTACTCAATCGCCTCTGTTTTATGCCAGTAATTACTGCACACCCAACACAGGCCAAACGCCACACCATTATGGAGGCTCTGCGTCGTATCTTTCTCAAAGCTGAAGACCTTTCTGATACCCGCCTAAGTAGAGAACAACGCGCTGAAATAACCACAGAACTGAACACACTCATCGAAATTCTATGGTCAACCGACGAAGTTCGTAGCTTTAAACCAACGGTTGTCGATGAAATAAAAAACGGCTTGTACTATTTTGAAGAAAGTCTGTTTGATGCCGTACCGTTAATCTATCGTTATTTTGAAAAAGGCGTTCGTCGCAGTTATGGCGAAACAGACATTACTGTACCGAGCTTTCTACGCTTTGGTTCCTGGATTGGTGGCGATCGCGACGGCAACCCGTTTGTTAAGCCTGAAACCACCGCAACGGCGGTAAGACTGCATTCGCGCACGATACTGCTGCATTACATCAAACGCATGACAAAACTCAGGCGTGTCTTGACGCATTCTAGCGACCTGGCACAACCTAGTGACGCCTTTGCTGCCAGCCTGGCAAAGGACGAGGTTCTCGCCCAGAGGGTGCTGAAAGAACGCGCCGACCGCTTCCGCAACGAACCCTATCGTCGCAAGCTCTACTTCATGAGCTACAAGCTTGAAGGCAACCTGATTGACATTAAGAGTAAGCTGGAAAACAAATCTGCCTACTCAATTGCCGCCTATAAAGATGAAGCAGAGTTTCTCGAAGAATTAAAAATTATCCACGCATCTTTGCATAGCCATAATGCAGGAAAGATCGCTGACGCAGACCTAAAAGATTTAATACGTTTGGTAGAAACCTTTGGTTTCTTCCTTATGCATTTGGATCTACGCCAAGAGTCTACGCGCCACAGCGAGGCTGTTATAGAATTACTAAAAACAAAAAACATCGACTATAAAGCACTGTCAAATGACGAGCGCAGCATAACCTTAACAAAACTCATTAATGAAGGCGCTGATATTGTTTCCGGTAACTCGGCAATTACTGAGCCGACTCAAGAAACCTTAGATGTCTTCCATGTTATGGCAGTCATGCGCAAAGAGGTTAGCACTAACGCCTTTGGTCATTACGTTATTTCAATGACGCACAACGCCAGTCATGTTCTTGAAGTCATGTTGCTGGCACAACAAGCAGGCTTGCTAGGCAAAACGGACAAGGGATGGTTTTGCCATATCTGCGTCAGCCCCTTATTCGAAACCATCGAAGACCTGGAACAAATTCGTCCCGTCATGGGCGAACTATTTGACAACCCAACATACCGTGAACTACTTACTGCATCGGGTAATCTACAAGAAGTTATGTTGGGTTATTCCGACTCCTGTAAAGACGGTGGCATACTCGCTTCTAACTGGCTGCTCTATCACGCACAGCGTGAAATGACTGAGCTTGCCGATGAACACGACATTCAATGCCGTTTATTCCACGGTCGTGGCGGTACTATCGGACGTGGCGGTGGCCCGACCCATGAGTCCATCTTGTCACAACCAGACGGTACGGTTCACGGTGAAATTAAATTCACCGAACAAGGTGAAGTCTTGTCGTACAAATATAGCAATGCAGAAACCGCTGTTTACGAAGTCACCATGGGTGTCACCGGATTATTGAAAGCCAGTACCTGCTTAATACGCAAACCAGCACCTGACAATCAAGATAATCTAAAAATTATGGGTGAACTCACCAAAATTGGTGAAAGCTATTATCGTGACCTCACCGAGAGAACCGACGGCTTTATGGATTACTTTTACGAAGCCACGCCAGTGAATGAAATCGGCATGATGAACATGGGCTCGCGTCCCAGCCATCGCAAAAAGTCGCGTTCAAAAAGCTCTATCCGCGCCATTCCCTGGGTCTTCGGTTGGGCGCAATCACGCGCCACACTGCCCGCCTGGTTTGGCGTTGGTAAAGCATTAGCCGACTGGCATCAAAACGATCCAACACGTATCGCCGAACTACAGCGTATGTACCAGGACTGGCCGTTCTTTCGCGCCCTGCTCAGTAATATTCAAATGGCATTGTTTAAGTCTAATATGATTATCGCCCAGGAATATATGAAGCTAGCGCATGACCAAAATACCGCTGGTGATATATTTAAATCAATCAAAACCGAATACGACAGAACTATTCGCAGTATTCTCGAGATTACGAAAAATGATAAGTTGATTGGTGACAACCCGTCATTGGTCTTATCGTTAGAACGTAGAAACCCGTATCTTGATCCGTTGAATCATATTCAGATCACCTTAATTCAACGTTTTCGTGAGCTGGATGAACATAGCGATAAAGAGAAAGCGATGTTGAACCCATTATTGCGGACGATTAATGCCATAGCGGCGGGAATGAGAAATACTGGGTAG
- a CDS encoding aspartate 1-decarboxylase, with product MRLTMLQAKLHRAHVTHSEKEYEGSCAIDSELLAAAGIREYQQISIYNVSNGERFQTYAISGEKGSKIISVNGAAAHKADPGDCLIICAYAELDESELAGFKPTLIYLNENNDIKRIGNFIPTQVA from the coding sequence ATGCGTCTCACTATGCTTCAAGCCAAATTGCATCGCGCTCATGTGACTCATTCTGAAAAAGAGTATGAGGGATCCTGTGCGATTGATTCAGAGCTATTGGCAGCGGCAGGCATACGCGAATATCAACAAATCTCGATCTACAACGTATCAAATGGCGAGCGCTTTCAAACCTATGCTATTTCAGGTGAAAAGGGTTCAAAAATTATTTCAGTGAATGGCGCAGCAGCACACAAAGCCGATCCAGGCGATTGTCTTATTATTTGTGCTTATGCTGAATTAGATGAGTCTGAGTTAGCTGGGTTTAAGCCGACACTGATTTATCTTAATGAGAATAACGATATCAAGCGGATAGGCAATTTTATTCCTACACAAGTCGCTTAA
- the glgA gene encoding glycogen synthase GlgA yields the protein MLKTLFVASEAHPLIKTGGLGDVAGALPLALQKSGADVRVVLPAYRKVLQQAGQLALVSNQIETVSPTVCILEGRLANTNIILWLVDAPALFDRSGEPYSNANGDDWPDNALRYATFSKVINAIANDRAKLNWRPDIVHCNDWQTGLVPALLSLEKHRPASIFTIHNMAYQGIFNWQQFNQLDLPNSLWSVDSMEYYDQISFLKGGIVHSDVVNTVSPRYAEEICTPEFGCGMEGILQQRRDRLSGILNGVDYEVWDPRKDSLISRQYDYATFRFKRQNKVALQKQMGLEVDPTIPMLGVIGRMVEQKGIDLIIDLLPKLSRQRVQFVGLGSGIKAYEEEMAQVVARNSAKFAYHIGYNEQLAHQIEAAADIFLMPSRFEPCGLNQIYSLRYGTAPIVRNTGGLADTVVDATQANLRTGQATGFVFNEAKPADFERAVTRALNLFQQPRMWKKMIKAGMAQNYSWDISANAYIDLCHKALKYRG from the coding sequence ATGCTTAAAACCCTATTTGTCGCCAGTGAAGCGCACCCATTAATCAAAACCGGCGGCCTCGGTGATGTCGCTGGTGCATTGCCATTGGCACTGCAAAAAAGTGGTGCCGATGTCAGGGTAGTATTGCCTGCCTATCGCAAAGTATTGCAACAAGCTGGCCAGCTAGCACTCGTCAGCAACCAAATAGAGACTGTATCACCAACGGTATGCATACTCGAAGGTAGGCTAGCCAACACGAATATAATTTTATGGTTGGTTGATGCCCCCGCATTATTTGATCGCAGTGGCGAACCTTATAGTAATGCCAATGGTGACGACTGGCCCGACAATGCTCTGCGCTATGCTACCTTTAGTAAAGTAATTAACGCCATCGCCAATGATCGCGCTAAACTCAATTGGCGCCCCGACATTGTCCATTGCAACGATTGGCAAACCGGCCTAGTACCGGCGTTACTCTCACTAGAAAAACATCGCCCAGCCTCGATATTCACCATTCACAATATGGCCTATCAAGGCATTTTTAATTGGCAACAATTCAATCAGCTCGACCTACCCAACAGCTTGTGGTCGGTCGACAGCATGGAGTATTACGACCAAATTTCCTTTTTAAAAGGCGGTATCGTCCACAGCGATGTTGTTAACACCGTCAGCCCACGTTATGCCGAAGAAATTTGTACGCCAGAATTTGGCTGCGGCATGGAAGGCATTCTACAACAACGCCGTGATCGCCTTAGCGGCATACTCAATGGCGTCGATTACGAGGTATGGGACCCACGCAAAGACAGTTTAATTTCGCGCCAATACGATTATGCTACTTTCCGTTTTAAACGCCAAAACAAAGTCGCATTGCAAAAACAAATGGGGCTTGAAGTCGACCCAACAATACCCATGCTAGGCGTCATCGGGCGCATGGTTGAGCAAAAGGGTATCGATTTAATTATCGATCTATTACCAAAATTAAGCCGACAAAGAGTACAATTCGTCGGCTTAGGAAGCGGCATTAAGGCCTACGAGGAAGAAATGGCCCAGGTTGTGGCGCGTAATTCTGCAAAATTTGCCTACCATATTGGCTACAATGAGCAGCTTGCGCATCAAATCGAAGCGGCGGCGGATATCTTTTTGATGCCCTCGCGCTTTGAACCTTGCGGCTTAAACCAGATATACAGCCTACGGTATGGCACGGCACCTATCGTCCGTAACACTGGCGGTCTGGCAGATACCGTCGTTGATGCAACCCAGGCCAACTTGCGTACCGGGCAAGCCACCGGATTTGTCTTTAATGAGGCAAAACCAGCAGATTTTGAACGTGCCGTTACCCGCGCGCTAAATCTGTTTCAACAACCACGAATGTGGAAAAAAATGATCAAGGCAGGCATGGCGCAAAACTACAGCTGGGATATTAGCGCAAATGCCTATATCGATCTGTGTCACAAAGCCCTAAAATATCGCGGCTAA